The following are from one region of the Littorina saxatilis isolate snail1 linkage group LG4, US_GU_Lsax_2.0, whole genome shotgun sequence genome:
- the LOC138965203 gene encoding translation initiation factor eIF2 assembly protein-like, protein MKVEDVMRCNFTSWYKTFEDVTIRSIALPIPPEFLDYLHADTVVLPEGSHQGAYSSATAEDREEDEETVDWSSSADCREATMPDCKGFLAEVDAAIALLGGKVFSKLNWSSPQDASWVSLNNSLQCCHASDVCLLLKSSDFVTRDLTQPFVHCEDGELGSKDVVLKHELVLRQWKDINTSHEFRCFVKHGKLIGICPRNHSKFLKHIVDSSGEIQADIETFFEEVVDGDFIEEGGCYTFDVWRKKKNEVILVDFNPFGPVTDALLFDWEELTASDLSESLVFRCVESESGVQPHSLAHFGVPTDFVDLATGNDPFKLMDLIKLAQIQGQGDASSDDDDDVNDGGTDQTSANSVTDR, encoded by the exons ATGAAGGTGGAAGACGTGATGAGATGTAACTTTACGTCTTGGTACAAGACGTTTGAAGATGTCACGATTCGAAG cATAGCCTTACCAATCCCACCGGAATTTTTAGACTACCTCCATGCTGATACTGTCGTTCTACCAGAAGG atcTCATCAAGGCGCCTACTCAAGTGCAACAGCTGAAGACCgcgaagaagatgaagaaact GTGGACTGGAGCTCCAGCGCTGACTGCAGGGAAGCCACC ATGCCTGACTGCAAAGGCTTTCTGGCCGAGGTGGATGCTGCCATCGCTCTGTTGGGAGGAAAGGTGTTCTCCAAGCTCAACTGGAGTTCGCCGCAG GATGCCAGCTGGGTGTCTCTCAACAACTCCCTCCAGTGCTGTCACGCCAGTGACGTCTGCCTTCTGCTCAAGAGCTCCGACTTTGTCACACGTGATTTGACACAACC TTTTGTGCACTGTGAGGATGGCGAACTGGGGTCGAAAGATGTGGTGTTGAAACACGAGCTGGTTCTGCGGCAGTGGAAGGATATTAACACCAGCCATGAGTTTCGCTGCTTTGTCAAACATGGCAAGCTCATTG GGATATGTCCGAGGAATCACTCCAAGTTTCTGAAGCACATCGTGGACAGTAGCGGGGAGATCCAGGCCGACATTGAGACCTTCTTTGAGGAGGTTGTGGACGGTGACTTCATTGAGGAGGGAGGATGTT ATACATTTGATGTGTGGCGAAAGAAAAAG AATGAAGTGATTCTGGTGGACTTCAACCCCTTTGGACCTGTAACAGATGCTCTGCTCTTCGACTGGGAGGAGTTGACTGCTAGCGACTTGTCAGAA AGTTTGGTGTTCCGCTGTGTggagagtgagagtggtgtTCAGCCTCACTCCCTGGCTCACTTCGGTGTCCCCACAGACTTCGTGGACCTGGCCACTGGCAACGATCCATTCAAACTCATGGACCTCATCAAACTG GCTCAGATCCAGGGACAAGGCGACGCATCCtcagatgatgatgacgatgtcAACGATGGAGGGACAGatcaaacatcagccaacagtGTAACAGACAGATGA